Proteins encoded within one genomic window of Triticum aestivum cultivar Chinese Spring chromosome 2D, IWGSC CS RefSeq v2.1, whole genome shotgun sequence:
- the LOC123049360 gene encoding uncharacterized protein — protein MEAPKYPIHHHRKHRPSGNTCALSLSLSKNPRYRAAANAGEMAGALARPRNASDDRINELPEVLLSDILSRLGTAEAARTVVLSTRLRDAWLASPLRLDDLELPVPARGKVPSIEPWTARADVVTRALDSHPGPVALFRLSRTSFRGRVPAAEAWFRQLAAKRAREVSLCFSPEWCHDALADPLLGCPTLRVLALGKCHLSDAGASAAAAAALTELTLSETCISEAALQSVLSGCPALRSLVLKHVHGLQRIRVSSCRSLILLGVWHYKQLDEITVEDAPCLERLLGNMRLNAAITVTGAPKLTAFGYAVVSIPHLFHGERAPQGVNKGLRAPIHSVKILAINVKFSSKKDMEKVMSLLESFPCLETLHFQSSDYRSGADKDYTTVSDYIQKRYPIRCVARYLKSIILECEQHNPGMLEFACFLLARAHVLQFMRIQSEMCDVPKWVTEQQNLLSQSNMASLEAEVVFEGMKQRKDFTIEGVNALADPFDGGINILGH, from the exons ATGGAAGCACCAAAATATCCGATCCACCACCACCGCAAGCACCGCCCGAGCGGCAACACctgcgccctctctctctctctctctaaaaacCCCAGGTACCGCGCCGCGGCGAACGCCGGCGAGATGGCAGGGGCCCTCGCGCGACCGCGCAATGCTAGCGACGACCGCATCAACGAGCTACCGGAAGTACTCCTCTCGGACATCCTCTCCCGCCTCGGTACCGCAGAGGCGGCCCGCACCGTCGTCCTCTCCACGCGCCTCCGCGACGCGTGGCTCGCGAGCCCCCTCCGCCTCGACGATCTCGAGCTCCCCGTCCCCGCACGCGGCAAGGTCCCCTCGATCGAGCCCTGGACGGCGCGCGCCGACGTCGTCACCCGCGCCCTAGACTCCCACCCCGGCCCCGTCGCGCTCTTCCGCCTCTCCCGGACCTCCTTCCGCGGCCGCGTCCCCGCGGCCGAGGCCTGGTTCCGGCAGCTCGCCGCCAAGCGCGCCCGCGAGGTCTCCCTCTGCTTCTCGCCCGAGTGGTGCCACGACGCGCTCGCCGACCCGCTTCTCGGCTGCCCAACCCTCCGGGTCCTCGCCCTTGGCAAGTGCCACCTCTCCGACGCCGGggcctcggccgccgccgccgccgccctcaccgaGCTCACCCTGTCGGAAACCTGCATTTCCGAGGCCGCCCTTCAGAGCGTACTCTCCGGCTGCCCCGCGCTGCGCAGCCTCGTGCTCAAGCACGTCCACGGCCTTCAGCGCATCCGCGTCTCTTCTTGCCGCAGCCTCATTCTGCTCGGTGTGTGGCACTACAAGCAGCTCGACGAGATCACCGTGGAGGATGCCCCTTGTCTGGAGCGCCTTCTCGGCAATATGCGTCTGAATGCAGCCATTACCGTCACTGGCGCGCCAAAGCTTACTGCTTTTGGCTATGCCGTGGTCAGCATCCCGCATTTGTTCCACGGCGAGCGTGCGCCGCAG GGCGTCAACAAGGGTCTGCGTGCCCCGATCCATAGCGTGAAGATCCTGGCTATCAATGTGAAGTTCTCAAGCAAGAAGGACATGGAGAAGGTGATGAGCTTACTCGAGAGCTTTCCCTGCTTGGAGACTTTGCATTTCCAG TCCTCGGATTACAGGTCAGGTGCAGACAAGGATTACACCACTGTCTCTGACTACATCCAGAAGCGTTATCCCATCAGGTGTGTTGCGAGATATCTCAAGAGCATTATACTGGAATGCGAGCAACACAACCCTGGCATGCTTGAATTTGCATGTTTTCTCCTTGCAAGAGCACATGTGCTGCAGTTCATGAGGATTCAGTCCGAGATGTGCGACGTCCCAAAATGGGTTACGGAGCAGCAAAATCTGCTCAGCCAAAGCAACATGGCCTCCCTGGAAGCCGAGGTCGTGTTTGAGGGTATGAAACAACGCAAGGACTTCACCATAGAAGGTGTGAATGCTCTAGCTGACCCCTTTGACGGGGGCATCAACATCTTGGGGCACTAA